CTGAAAAGCAGAAAAGAAGGCGGCGCTACCGGATCAAAGAAGAAATTCTTCCTGTTCTGAACAGCTGCTGCAACTATCTGAAATATTGTTCTGGAAATATAAAATGATGTCATAATGAAAAAAGTAGTACTGGGATTTAGCGGAGGGCTTGATACTTCCTATTGCGTAAAATATCTGACGGAAGAGAAAGGATATGAAGTGCATTCAGTGATTGTAAACACGGGCGGTTTTTCTGAAGAAGAATTGCAGGAAATAGAAAAGCGCGCTTATAACCTGGGCGTTAAAAGTCACAAGGCTGTTAATGCAGTACATTCTTATTATGACGGCGTTATTAAATATCTCATCTTCGGTAATGTACTGAAAAACAATACTTATCCTTTAAGCGTAAGTGCGGAGCGTATGAGCCAGGCGCTGGCCATCGCGGAATATGTGAAGGAAGTAGGTGCAGAAGCGGTAGCACATGGTAGCACCGGCGCCGGCAATGACCAGGTACGTTTTGACATGGTGTTTCACATCATGATCCCTGGTGTGGAAATCATCACTCCCATCCGTGATCTGAAACTGAGCAGGGAAGAAGAAATTGCTTTCCTGAAGGCGAAAGGGGTACAGATGAACTTTGATAAAGCCATGTACTCTATCAACAAAGGTATGTGGGGAACATCGGTAGGTGGTAAGGAAACCCTTACTTCCAACGGCATGTTGCCGGAAGAAGCCTGGCCTACCCAGCTGACAAAGCAGGGAGAAGAACAGGTGAAACTGACATTTGAAAAAGGTGAGCTGACAGGTGTGAACGACCAGCAATTCGGTCATCCATCCGAAGCGATTCAATATTTACAGACGATTGCCGGCGGATATGCGATTGGCCGCGATATTCACGTAGGTGATACCATTATCGGTATCAAAGGACGTGTGGGCTTTGAAGCAGCTGCACCGATGGTGATCATCAAAGCGCATCATGCACTGGAAAAACATGTGTTAACAAAATGGCAGCTGAGCTGGAAAGACCAGCTGGCACAGTTCTACGGCAACTGGTTGCACGAAGGACAGATCATGGACCCGGTAATGCGCGACATCGAAGCTTTCCTGCAGAATACACAGGAAAACGTATCCGGCGAGGTATTTGTAACCCTGATGCCTTACCGCTTCCAGGTAACCGGTATCCAGTCTCCTTACGACCTGATGAGCAGCAGGTTTGGTAAATATGGAGAGATGAACAGCGGCTGGTCCGGTGAAGATGTAAGAGGTTTCAGTAAGATTTTTGGTAACCAGACAATGATCTGGCATCAGATAAAAAATTCTATCTAAATCAGCAGGCAATGGCAAATGATAAAAAGATAAGAGCAGGGATTGTAGGAGGGGCAGGCTATACAGGCGGTGAAATGATCCGGCTTTTATTAAACCACCCGGATGTAACAATTTCGTTTATACACAGCCGTAGTAACGCGGGCAACCCGTTATACGCTGTACATGCCGATTTATTAGGTGAAACGGAGCGGTCATTTACTGCTGAACTGAGTAATGATATTGACGTGATGTTCCTGTGCCTCGGCCATGGGGAATCCAGAAAATTCCTGGAAGCCACAGATGTGGCTGCACATGTGAAAGTGATTGACCTGAGCCAGGATTTTCGTTTAGGCGAAACCGTTAAAGGAAGAGAGTTTGTATATGGTCTGCCTGAATTGCAGCGTGCGCTGATCGAGACGGCGCAGAACATTGCCAACCCCGGCTGTTTTGCCACCGGTATTCAGATGGGGTTACTCCCGCTGGCAAAAGCCGGATTACTGAAAGAAGTGCATAGCACCGGCATCACCGGTTCTACCGGCGCAGGGCAAAAGTTGCAAGGCACTTCACATTTCACCTGGAGATCCAATAACGTTTCTACCTATAAAGTGCTGAGCCATCAGCACCTGAAAGAAATACGACGAACCCTGCAACAGTTGCAGCCAGGCTTTACAGCTGATGTGAATTTTGTACCGGTACGCGGCGATTTCCCCAGAGGTATCTGGATAACGTCCTACCTGCAAAGTGATCTGTCGCTGGAAGCGGCCATACAACTGTATAAAGACTTCTACGCCGGTCATCCTTTTACGCATGTAAGCGAAAAGCAGATAGACCTGAAGCAGGTGGTAAACACGAACAAGTGTCTCGTCCAACTGGAGAAAGAGGGTGATAAATTAATCATCCACTCCATTGAGGATAACCTGCTGAAAGGCGCTTCCGGTCAGGCTGTGCAGAATATGAACATTATTTGCGGACTGGATGAAACGGCAGGACTGAAGTTGAAGTCCATCGTGTTCTAAATGTTTTTATCATTTTAACTTAAATGACAACATGAAACTTTTCGACGTTTACCCTGTAAACGATATCATTATAGATAAAGCTGCCGGTTCCCATGTATGGGACGATAAAGGCACACAATACCTGGATTTGTATGGCGGTCATGCTGTCATCTCTATTGGTCACACCCATCCGCATTACGTAAAACGACTCACTGATCAGTTACATAAAGTAGGTTTTTATTCCAATTCTGTAAAGATGCCTTTGCAGGAGGAGCTGGCGGCCTTGCTGGGCAAGGTTTCCGGCAAAGAGGATTACCAGTTGTTTTTATGTAACTCCGGTGCAGAAGCCAATGAAAACGCTTTAAAGCTGGCTTCATTTTACAATGGTAAAAAGAAGATCATCGCCTTTAAGAAATCATTTCATGGCAGAACATCACTGGCAGTAGCAGCTACCGACAATCCGAAAATAGTGGCGCCTGTTAATGAAACAGACAACGTTGTTTTTTTACCCTGGGAAGATGAAGCCGCACTGGAACAGGCTTTTCAGCAGTATGAAATATCGTCTGTTATCATCGAAGGGATTCAGGGAGTAGGCGGTATCAATGTAGCCAGCGAATCATTCCTGCGTAAGATCAGAACATTGTGTGATACAGGCAATGCGGTATTTATCGCAGACTCTGTACAGTGTGGTTATGGCCGTAGCGGTAAATTCTACTCGCATGACTTTGCCGGTGTAAATGCAGATATTTATACCATGGCTAAAGGCATGGGTAATGGTTTCCCTATCGGCGCTATTATCATTGCACCAAAAATTCAGCCTGCCTATGGTATGCTGGGCACCACCTTTGGTGGTAATCACCTGGCTTGCGCTGCTGCACTGGCTGTGTTGGAAGTGATTGAAAGTGAAAAACTGATGGACAACGCTACCACCATAGGAAACTACCTGATGGAACAGTTGCGGGGTTTTGATAAAGTGAAGGAAGTAAGAGGCCGTGGTTTAATGATCGGTATTGATCTTCCGGATGAATTATCACACGTAAAAAAAGCACTGTTATCAAAGCATAGGATTTTTACAGGTGAAGCTAAACCGAATGTGATCCGTTTACTGCCTTCACTGGCATTGACCAAAGCACATGCTGACCAGTTTCTGGAGGCCTTTAGAATTGAATTGAAATAATAATTGTGAATGACGAATGACGAAGTGGTGGATAGCGTTCACATCAATCTATCACTTCGTTATTCGTCATTTGTAATTCAAATCCAAGTTAATGAAGCAATTTATTTCAACAGCAGATGTTCCCAGTGTCCCGGGTTTGGTGGACATTGCCATGAACTACAAGAAAGATCCTTTCAGGGATAAGGAATTAGGAAAGAATAAAACGTTGGGATTGATTTTCCTGAATCCCAGTTTGCGAACACGGTTAAGTACACAAATAGCAGCCCGTAACCTGGGTATGGATGCAGTGGTATTCAATATCGATAAGGAAGGCTGGCAGCTGGAAATGAATGATGGCGTAATAATGAATGGCAGTACCACCGAACATGTGAAGGAAGCGGCGGCCGTAATGGGACAGTATTTCGATATACTTTCCATCCGCACATTTCCGGGTTTGAAAAATAAAGAAGAAGATTATACAGAGAAATATATTAACCAGTTTATCAAATACGCCGGCGTACCGGTGGTAAGCCTGGAAAGTGCTACCCTGCACCCTTTGCAGAGCCTTACAGACATTGTTACCATCAAGGAAAACTGGCAGCATACCCGCAAACCAAAAGTGGTAATGACCTGGGCGCCGCACGTAAAAGCATTGCCACAGGCTGTTCCCAACTCTTTTGCGCAGTGGATGAACGCCTGGGGAGAAACTGATTTTGTGATCACGCATCCCGAAGGATATGAGCTGGATGAAAAGTTTTCCGGGAATGCACGTATTGAATACAACCAGGACAAAGCCTTACAAGACGCCGATTTCGTGTATGTAAAGAACTGGTCTTCGTATAAGGATTACGGTAAGATCACCTGTACAGACAGCAGCTGGATGGTGGACAATGATAAACTCAAAAACACGCATGCTGCCAAAGTAATGCACTGCCTGCCTGTAAGAAGGAATGTAGTGATTGCAGATGAAGTACTGGATGGCCCGCAATCTCTCGTGATACGGGAAGCGGGCAACCGGGTATGGGCTGCCCAGGCGGTATTGAGCGAAATATTGAAAGGATAATTATGATCGATCTATTTATCATTAAAGTAGGCGGAAACGTTATAGATAACCCGGTATTGTTGCAGGCTTTCATCGAAAAGTTTGCAGCGATACCCGGTAAAAAAATACTGATTCATGGTGGTGGTAAAATAGCCACCCGCATCGGTGATCAGCTGGGTATCAAATCGAACTATGTAGATGGCAGACGTATAACCGATGCCGATACGATTGATGTAGTAACCATGGTATACGGTGGTTTAGTGAATAAACAACTGGTGGCTAAGTTGCAGGCTGGTGGCTGTAATGCCATGGGTTTAACCGGTGCAGACGGTAATATTATTCCTGCTGTGAAACGCCCGGTAAAAGAAATTGATTATGGTTTTGTGGGAGATGTAAATCCGGAGATGCTGCACACGGCGCCGCTGCGTGCCTTGCTGGAAGCAGGTATCACACCAGTATTTGCCCCGCTTACGCATGATGGCCACGGACAAATACTGAACACCAATGCAGACACCATCGCTTCTTCACTGGCGATTGCACTCTCCGCAGACTATAGTGTAAGATTGATCTATTGCTTTGAAAAGAAAGGCGTGTTGCGTGATCCGGCGGATGACGATGCGGTTATTCATCTCATCAACAAAGAAATTTACCAGCAATTGCTGGATGAAAAAATATTAACAGACGGTATCCTGCCTAAGTTGCAGAATGCGTTTGCTGCCATTGATAATGGTGTGAAAGAAGTGCTGATAGGGCATGCGGAAGATGTGCTGACTAATACAACAGATAAAGTGGCAGGCACTTTAATATGCTAACCTATGTGGAACGAAAAATTATATGATGTAGCCGTGGCGCTGTTGAAACAGTTGATAGCCACGCCATCCATCAGCCGCGAAGAAGACGGTACAGCGCAGGTGATCAGCGATTTCCTGGCAGCGATGGATATATCGCATGAACGGCATCTCAATAATATCTGGGCGCTCAACAAGTACTATGACCCCACGAAACGTACTATTCTCCTCAACTCCCATCATGATACCGTAAAGCCAAATCCGCAATATACCCGTGATCCTTTTAGTCCGGATGTAGTGGATGGTAAATTGTACGGACTGGGAAGCAACGATGCAGGCGGTTGCCTGGTAAGTCTTATTGCTACTTTCCTGCATTTTTATCACCGGGAAGATCTTGCCTATAACATTATTCTCACGGCTACCGCAGAAGAAGAGATCAGCGGTCCTAATGGTATAGAAAGTATCCTGGCGCAATTACCGGCCATCGATTTTGCCATAGTGGGAGAGCCTACGCAAACACAGCTGGCGATAGCTGAAAAGGGCCTGATGGTACTGGATTGCACCAGCCACGGCAAAGCAGGCCATGCAGCCAGGGAAGAGGGCGAAAATGCGTTGTACAAGGCATTGCCTGACCTGACCTGGTTTAAAGATTACCGCTTCCCGAAAGTATCGGAAACACTGGGACCGGTGAAGATGAGCGTTACTGTTATCAATACTTCCAATAAAGCACACAACGTAGTGCCGGCAGATTGCAGTTTTGTAGTGGATGTACGCGCTACTGACCAGTATACGCTGGAA
The Chitinophaga sp. MM2321 DNA segment above includes these coding regions:
- a CDS encoding argininosuccinate synthase domain-containing protein; amino-acid sequence: MKKVVLGFSGGLDTSYCVKYLTEEKGYEVHSVIVNTGGFSEEELQEIEKRAYNLGVKSHKAVNAVHSYYDGVIKYLIFGNVLKNNTYPLSVSAERMSQALAIAEYVKEVGAEAVAHGSTGAGNDQVRFDMVFHIMIPGVEIITPIRDLKLSREEEIAFLKAKGVQMNFDKAMYSINKGMWGTSVGGKETLTSNGMLPEEAWPTQLTKQGEEQVKLTFEKGELTGVNDQQFGHPSEAIQYLQTIAGGYAIGRDIHVGDTIIGIKGRVGFEAAAPMVIIKAHHALEKHVLTKWQLSWKDQLAQFYGNWLHEGQIMDPVMRDIEAFLQNTQENVSGEVFVTLMPYRFQVTGIQSPYDLMSSRFGKYGEMNSGWSGEDVRGFSKIFGNQTMIWHQIKNSI
- the argC gene encoding N-acetyl-gamma-glutamyl-phosphate reductase; the protein is MANDKKIRAGIVGGAGYTGGEMIRLLLNHPDVTISFIHSRSNAGNPLYAVHADLLGETERSFTAELSNDIDVMFLCLGHGESRKFLEATDVAAHVKVIDLSQDFRLGETVKGREFVYGLPELQRALIETAQNIANPGCFATGIQMGLLPLAKAGLLKEVHSTGITGSTGAGQKLQGTSHFTWRSNNVSTYKVLSHQHLKEIRRTLQQLQPGFTADVNFVPVRGDFPRGIWITSYLQSDLSLEAAIQLYKDFYAGHPFTHVSEKQIDLKQVVNTNKCLVQLEKEGDKLIIHSIEDNLLKGASGQAVQNMNIICGLDETAGLKLKSIVF
- a CDS encoding aminotransferase class III-fold pyridoxal phosphate-dependent enzyme, producing the protein MKLFDVYPVNDIIIDKAAGSHVWDDKGTQYLDLYGGHAVISIGHTHPHYVKRLTDQLHKVGFYSNSVKMPLQEELAALLGKVSGKEDYQLFLCNSGAEANENALKLASFYNGKKKIIAFKKSFHGRTSLAVAATDNPKIVAPVNETDNVVFLPWEDEAALEQAFQQYEISSVIIEGIQGVGGINVASESFLRKIRTLCDTGNAVFIADSVQCGYGRSGKFYSHDFAGVNADIYTMAKGMGNGFPIGAIIIAPKIQPAYGMLGTTFGGNHLACAAALAVLEVIESEKLMDNATTIGNYLMEQLRGFDKVKEVRGRGLMIGIDLPDELSHVKKALLSKHRIFTGEAKPNVIRLLPSLALTKAHADQFLEAFRIELK
- a CDS encoding acetylornithine carbamoyltransferase → MKQFISTADVPSVPGLVDIAMNYKKDPFRDKELGKNKTLGLIFLNPSLRTRLSTQIAARNLGMDAVVFNIDKEGWQLEMNDGVIMNGSTTEHVKEAAAVMGQYFDILSIRTFPGLKNKEEDYTEKYINQFIKYAGVPVVSLESATLHPLQSLTDIVTIKENWQHTRKPKVVMTWAPHVKALPQAVPNSFAQWMNAWGETDFVITHPEGYELDEKFSGNARIEYNQDKALQDADFVYVKNWSSYKDYGKITCTDSSWMVDNDKLKNTHAAKVMHCLPVRRNVVIADEVLDGPQSLVIREAGNRVWAAQAVLSEILKG
- the argB gene encoding acetylglutamate kinase, translated to MIDLFIIKVGGNVIDNPVLLQAFIEKFAAIPGKKILIHGGGKIATRIGDQLGIKSNYVDGRRITDADTIDVVTMVYGGLVNKQLVAKLQAGGCNAMGLTGADGNIIPAVKRPVKEIDYGFVGDVNPEMLHTAPLRALLEAGITPVFAPLTHDGHGQILNTNADTIASSLAIALSADYSVRLIYCFEKKGVLRDPADDDAVIHLINKEIYQQLLDEKILTDGILPKLQNAFAAIDNGVKEVLIGHAEDVLTNTTDKVAGTLIC
- a CDS encoding M20 family metallo-hydrolase, with translation MWNEKLYDVAVALLKQLIATPSISREEDGTAQVISDFLAAMDISHERHLNNIWALNKYYDPTKRTILLNSHHDTVKPNPQYTRDPFSPDVVDGKLYGLGSNDAGGCLVSLIATFLHFYHREDLAYNIILTATAEEEISGPNGIESILAQLPAIDFAIVGEPTQTQLAIAEKGLMVLDCTSHGKAGHAAREEGENALYKALPDLTWFKDYRFPKVSETLGPVKMSVTVINTSNKAHNVVPADCSFVVDVRATDQYTLEELLEIITANVSCEVKPRSTRMRPSFIPMDHPFVVAGISVGKTCYGSPTTSDQALIPATSVKMGPGDSARSHTADEYIYLEEIKAGIDSYIKLLEMIQ